A genome region from Chlorobaculum tepidum TLS includes the following:
- the topA gene encoding type I DNA topoisomerase, whose protein sequence is MASKSATPSARNRTLIVVESPSKAKTINKYLGDDYTVYASVGHIKDLPKKEIGIDFDNHYEPRYEVIAGKEKVVRQLKKLAGEADKVLIATDPDREGEAIAWHISNEIDFAKKPVFRVLFNEITRNAIIEAIGHPQQIDYRLVRSQQTRQALDKIVGYKISPFLWNVVYRGLSAGRVQSVVLRLICERETEIEAFTPQEYWTIYADFTTENGETFRTKLVKVNGEKPDITSGEQAEAIASAIQGRLFAISEIVPKVIQRKQPLPFTTSLLQQAASNQLGFGSQKTMRTAQQLYEGIDLGSEGATGLITYMRTDSTRISGEAVAQAHDYISQQFGPEYKGFGGQGKAGKNAQDAHEAIRPTSVTRTPESLRRHLTPDQFRLYELIWKRFVASMMAPAKIEQTRVDVDDQKKEFVFRATGNKVLFPGFFRVYDDQQELDYEAQKSTREELEKEQIVKLPERLSVDEQLKLAELDRRQSFTRPPARYTEASLVKELDNYGIGRPSTYASIFSTLQDRRYVELQKKKIIPTELGRDVSAILVANFPDLFNVRFTAEMEDELDKVASGDDEYEKVLDRFYRPLESVLSHRKSDPLIPQNRDAVLCEKCGKGHMIVKWTTSGKFLGCSNYPKCKNIKAITTNKAKPKETGVRCPVCGEGHMLLRNGRLGPFLACSNYPKCNTLLNLSKQRHIEPIKTPPITTDLACPKCGAPMYLRTGKRGLWLGCSKFPKCRGRLSWSTLDPETQARWEKAMNEHMAAHPSLAITMLDGKPAPMNLPIEDIIARAEDAGLISATSEQPEAEATT, encoded by the coding sequence ATGGCTTCAAAAAGCGCAACCCCTTCGGCCAGGAACAGGACCCTCATCGTTGTCGAGTCTCCATCCAAGGCGAAAACCATCAACAAATATCTGGGCGACGATTACACGGTTTACGCTTCAGTCGGTCATATCAAGGACTTGCCGAAAAAAGAGATCGGCATCGACTTTGACAACCACTACGAACCGCGCTATGAAGTGATCGCTGGCAAGGAGAAGGTGGTGCGGCAGCTCAAGAAGCTCGCCGGGGAGGCCGACAAGGTGCTGATCGCCACCGACCCTGACCGCGAAGGCGAGGCCATTGCCTGGCACATCTCCAACGAGATCGACTTCGCGAAGAAACCTGTCTTCCGTGTGCTCTTCAACGAGATCACCAGGAACGCCATCATCGAGGCTATCGGCCATCCGCAGCAGATCGACTACCGGCTCGTGCGTTCGCAGCAGACCCGGCAGGCTCTTGACAAGATCGTCGGCTATAAGATCAGTCCATTCCTCTGGAATGTGGTCTATCGAGGCCTTTCGGCAGGCCGTGTGCAGTCCGTGGTGCTTCGGCTGATCTGTGAGCGTGAAACGGAGATCGAGGCCTTTACGCCACAGGAGTACTGGACGATCTACGCCGACTTCACCACGGAAAATGGAGAGACCTTCCGGACAAAGCTGGTAAAAGTCAATGGCGAGAAACCCGACATTACCTCCGGCGAGCAGGCCGAAGCGATCGCGTCAGCCATTCAGGGCCGGCTGTTCGCGATTAGTGAGATCGTGCCGAAGGTGATCCAGCGCAAGCAGCCGCTACCGTTTACCACCTCGCTTTTGCAGCAGGCGGCCTCGAACCAGCTCGGCTTCGGTTCGCAGAAAACGATGCGCACCGCCCAGCAGCTCTACGAAGGCATCGACCTGGGCTCGGAGGGTGCTACCGGTCTCATCACCTACATGCGTACCGATTCGACCCGCATCAGCGGCGAGGCGGTCGCTCAGGCGCACGATTACATCTCGCAGCAGTTCGGCCCGGAGTACAAGGGTTTCGGTGGCCAGGGCAAGGCGGGCAAGAATGCCCAGGACGCGCACGAAGCGATCCGGCCCACCTCGGTGACTCGCACGCCCGAATCGCTCCGCCGTCACCTGACGCCCGACCAGTTCCGCCTTTACGAGCTGATCTGGAAGCGCTTCGTGGCCTCGATGATGGCTCCGGCCAAGATTGAGCAGACTCGCGTGGATGTGGATGATCAGAAAAAGGAGTTTGTCTTCCGTGCCACCGGCAACAAGGTGCTCTTTCCCGGTTTTTTCCGTGTCTACGATGACCAGCAGGAGCTTGACTACGAAGCGCAGAAATCTACCCGTGAAGAGCTCGAAAAGGAGCAGATCGTCAAGCTGCCCGAGCGACTTTCTGTTGACGAACAACTCAAGCTGGCCGAACTCGACCGCCGCCAGAGCTTTACCCGTCCGCCTGCCCGCTACACCGAGGCGAGTTTGGTCAAGGAGCTCGACAACTACGGTATTGGCCGCCCATCGACCTACGCCTCGATCTTCTCGACCCTTCAGGATCGGCGCTACGTCGAGCTACAGAAGAAGAAGATCATCCCGACCGAACTGGGGCGTGATGTCTCGGCGATTCTCGTGGCCAACTTCCCCGATCTCTTCAATGTCCGCTTCACGGCGGAGATGGAGGACGAGCTCGACAAGGTCGCCTCGGGTGATGACGAGTACGAAAAGGTGCTCGACCGCTTCTATCGCCCGCTCGAATCGGTTTTGAGCCACCGCAAAAGCGATCCGCTCATTCCGCAGAACCGCGACGCCGTGCTCTGCGAAAAGTGCGGCAAGGGGCACATGATTGTCAAGTGGACGACCAGCGGCAAGTTCCTCGGCTGCTCGAACTATCCCAAGTGCAAGAACATCAAGGCGATTACCACCAACAAGGCCAAACCGAAGGAGACTGGTGTGCGCTGCCCGGTGTGCGGTGAAGGGCACATGCTCCTGCGCAACGGTCGGCTTGGCCCGTTTCTTGCCTGCTCCAACTACCCGAAGTGCAATACCCTGCTCAATCTCAGCAAGCAGCGCCACATCGAGCCGATCAAGACCCCGCCCATTACCACCGATCTCGCCTGCCCGAAATGCGGCGCGCCGATGTATCTCAGAACCGGCAAACGAGGGCTGTGGCTGGGCTGCTCGAAATTCCCTAAATGCCGTGGCAGGCTTTCATGGAGCACGCTCGATCCGGAGACGCAGGCCCGCTGGGAAAAAGCGATGAACGAGCATATGGCGGCCCATCCGTCCTTGGCCATCACGATGCTCGACGGCAAGCCAGCACCGATGAATTTGCCCA